Proteins encoded within one genomic window of Sulfurovum sp. XGS-02:
- a CDS encoding AAA family ATPase has product MKAIKPKFNASSLNPSNIKIIVGLFALLILLLSFAILRDTDTLITHDQANALYTENKIQKVIIDGDFIRFKTATGNYKIYKDAVNKTAFFTKYPVEVRQDNSDIYDLLSFLIIIAAFGFLYRLMRQNRLQQLKHIRAASKTDDTPVNDPVQALTSNVTFADVAGIKDVKEELEEIIDFLKAPQKYRDLDIRLPKGVLLVGPPGVGKTLISKAVAGEANVPFFYQSGASFVHIYVGMGAKRVSELFKKAKQMAPSIVFIDEIDAVGKSRGEFRNDEREATLNQLLTEMDGFEESSGVIVIGATNKIEMLDEALLRAGRFDRRIHISLPDLEDRAKTLELYLVHKPNNVDINLIARMTVGFNSAALDTLTNEAAIFAMREGRSVVETSDFEAVKEKVLLGKRKILSFTEEEREIQAVYQAAKAVTATWLDVEYEKIGIVNTRLVNQEHEILSKSQLLARIKVYLAGSIATKIHYNEQFTNASADIAQAKEIVRKVVYEYVMSDNFIVTTQQEEELLRESVSEITKLLNTLDQALSEVTAFLLAHENITPEECRVILRKIF; this is encoded by the coding sequence ATGAAGGCAATAAAGCCAAAGTTTAATGCATCATCATTGAATCCTTCGAATATCAAAATTATTGTGGGATTATTTGCACTCTTGATCCTACTGCTTTCATTTGCCATCCTTAGAGATACAGATACACTCATTACCCATGATCAGGCTAATGCGCTCTACACTGAAAACAAGATTCAAAAAGTCATTATAGATGGCGATTTTATACGTTTCAAGACAGCCACAGGAAACTATAAGATCTACAAAGATGCCGTCAATAAAACAGCTTTTTTTACCAAATACCCTGTTGAAGTACGTCAAGACAACAGTGATATCTATGATCTTCTTTCTTTTCTTATCATCATTGCAGCATTTGGTTTTTTATATAGATTGATGAGACAGAACAGACTGCAACAGCTCAAACATATAAGGGCAGCTTCCAAAACCGATGATACACCTGTAAATGATCCTGTACAGGCACTCACCTCAAATGTTACTTTTGCAGATGTCGCAGGGATCAAAGATGTGAAAGAGGAGCTTGAAGAGATCATCGATTTTCTCAAAGCTCCACAAAAATATCGTGACCTCGACATTCGTTTACCCAAAGGTGTGCTCCTGGTAGGTCCTCCCGGTGTAGGGAAAACGCTTATTTCAAAAGCCGTTGCAGGTGAAGCGAATGTCCCTTTCTTTTATCAAAGTGGTGCTTCTTTTGTACATATCTATGTAGGAATGGGTGCAAAAAGAGTCTCTGAGCTCTTTAAAAAAGCAAAACAGATGGCACCGAGTATTGTTTTTATTGACGAGATCGATGCTGTAGGAAAAAGCCGCGGCGAATTCAGAAATGATGAGAGAGAGGCCACCCTCAATCAGCTTCTCACGGAAATGGATGGATTTGAAGAAAGTTCCGGTGTAATCGTCATTGGTGCTACCAATAAAATAGAGATGCTCGATGAGGCACTGCTGAGGGCAGGGCGTTTTGATAGACGTATACATATATCACTGCCTGATCTGGAAGACAGGGCCAAAACACTTGAGCTCTATCTTGTACACAAACCAAACAACGTGGACATCAACCTTATTGCACGTATGACCGTCGGTTTTAACTCTGCTGCATTGGATACACTGACTAATGAAGCTGCTATCTTTGCGATGAGAGAAGGACGCAGTGTTGTCGAAACTTCAGATTTTGAAGCCGTCAAAGAGAAAGTCTTACTGGGAAAACGGAAAATACTCTCTTTTACTGAAGAGGAGAGAGAAATTCAAGCCGTTTATCAAGCAGCTAAAGCAGTTACCGCTACCTGGCTGGATGTTGAATATGAGAAAATAGGTATCGTGAACACAAGGCTTGTAAACCAGGAGCATGAGATACTCTCCAAAAGCCAGCTTCTTGCACGTATCAAAGTCTATCTCGCAGGCAGTATCGCCACAAAGATACACTATAATGAACAATTCACCAATGCAAGTGCTGATATTGCTCAGGCAAAAGAGATCGTTAGAAAAGTGGTCTACGAGTATGTCATGAGTGACAACTTCATCGTAACCACGCAACAAGAAGAGGAACTTTTACGTGAATCTGTTTCGGAGATCACAAAACTTTTAAACACGCTGGATCAAGCGCTGAGTGAGGTCACTGCTTTCCTCTTGGCACACGAAAATATCACGCCTGAAGAGTGCCGAGTGATCTTACGTAAGATCTTTTAG
- the bioV gene encoding pimelyl-ACP methyl ester esterase BioV, producing the protein MKYFNGFSLQNEKELFTPYLIQSEYCVAGFSYGAQQAFEYVYHTKERIDRLILLSPAFFQTEKPSFIRTQLRYFEAGQEAYVKQFLSNAAYPSSLNLSEYLNVGTKEELESLLSYTWEKNKIQELLDRGTTIEVFLGENDKIIDAQKVFEFFKPLTTTYFMKRVGHILKNQTL; encoded by the coding sequence ATGAAATACTTTAATGGATTTTCGCTTCAAAATGAAAAAGAACTTTTTACTCCCTATCTGATACAGAGTGAGTATTGTGTTGCAGGTTTTTCCTACGGAGCGCAACAGGCATTTGAGTATGTATATCATACTAAAGAGCGTATAGACAGACTTATACTACTCTCTCCGGCCTTTTTCCAAACAGAAAAACCAAGCTTTATCCGTACCCAGTTGCGTTACTTTGAAGCAGGACAAGAGGCATATGTCAAACAGTTCCTCTCCAATGCGGCTTATCCCTCAAGCTTGAATCTTTCAGAGTATTTGAACGTGGGGACCAAAGAGGAGCTTGAATCACTTCTTAGTTACACTTGGGAGAAAAATAAGATACAAGAACTACTTGATAGGGGTACTACGATCGAAGTTTTCTTGGGAGAGAATGACAAGATCATAGATGCACAAAAAGTGTTTGAGTTCTTCAAACCATTGACCACCACATATTTCATGAAGCGCGTGGGTCATATATTAAAAAATCAAACCTTATAA
- a CDS encoding glycosyltransferase encodes MADAIQRLIFQLGTNNWQSSQEFAPGSGILHEQHHDTYNTMPGVACYSVFPSRVQQLDRDDVRVFELEHDIPICESVSPVSSYRWHSMSEEEFEAYRTRLRDFVTTYIDEVEEIHGKPFDLFIAHHSFLNPMVMGDVNRARIAQGRSVVPLVTFVHGTALLMFDNEIAGDDPEYPQRFYPRWIKEGVFDAVNGVFVISNSQKERFLSIFKDFDPQKVFVTPNGINPGIFRVDDTLERNEVLARFTTKPYEGSIEKSAKIPTGFDRVVLFVGKFADIKRIDCLLHAAVDYEKIPELRVATLIAGSGPIEEQKRYQDMALKLGLTNVFFIGPQPQTVLADLYNIADIGVFPTKFEAFGLVLLECLACGTPAIGTAAGGPLEFIDQTVGELVPDFENKEEFQEALGKTIVRALVENWKQDKTEAAVAVASQYTLIKQCEQILKGVDMLSHRF; translated from the coding sequence ATGGCTGATGCAATACAGCGCCTCATTTTTCAACTCGGCACAAATAATTGGCAATCAAGTCAGGAGTTTGCTCCAGGTAGCGGTATTCTGCATGAACAGCATCATGACACCTACAACACTATGCCTGGTGTTGCATGCTACAGTGTCTTTCCATCTCGTGTACAGCAGCTTGATAGAGACGATGTTCGTGTCTTCGAACTTGAGCATGATATTCCCATCTGTGAATCCGTATCGCCCGTCTCATCCTACCGTTGGCACAGCATGAGCGAGGAAGAATTTGAAGCATACAGAACTAGGCTACGCGACTTCGTTACCACGTACATTGACGAAGTAGAGGAGATACATGGAAAGCCCTTCGATCTGTTTATCGCTCATCACTCATTCCTCAATCCGATGGTCATGGGTGATGTCAATCGCGCCCGTATTGCACAAGGTCGATCCGTTGTACCTTTGGTAACCTTTGTACATGGTACAGCATTGCTTATGTTTGATAATGAGATTGCAGGTGATGACCCCGAATATCCACAGCGATTTTATCCGCGCTGGATCAAAGAGGGTGTGTTCGATGCCGTCAATGGTGTCTTTGTGATTTCAAATTCCCAAAAAGAACGCTTTTTGTCGATATTTAAAGATTTTGACCCACAGAAAGTCTTTGTTACACCTAACGGCATAAACCCTGGTATTTTTAGAGTAGACGATACGCTTGAACGCAATGAAGTCCTTGCACGTTTCACTACCAAACCATACGAGGGAAGTATTGAGAAATCTGCTAAAATCCCGACTGGTTTTGACAGGGTAGTGCTTTTTGTAGGCAAATTTGCCGATATCAAGCGTATTGATTGCTTGCTTCATGCGGCAGTTGACTATGAGAAGATACCTGAGCTTCGGGTGGCTACGCTCATAGCCGGTTCTGGTCCGATTGAGGAGCAGAAGCGATATCAGGATATGGCACTCAAACTTGGTCTTACCAATGTATTTTTTATAGGTCCTCAACCTCAAACGGTACTTGCAGACCTCTATAACATTGCTGACATCGGAGTTTTTCCTACAAAATTCGAGGCCTTTGGGCTTGTCTTGTTAGAGTGTCTAGCTTGTGGAACCCCGGCTATCGGCACTGCTGCCGGCGGACCTTTGGAATTCATAGATCAGACAGTAGGGGAATTAGTTCCGGACTTTGAAAACAAAGAAGAGTTCCAAGAAGCATTAGGGAAAACTATTGTTCGTGCGCTTGTTGAGAACTGGAAACAGGATAAGACAGAGGCAGCCGTAGCGGTAGCTTCACAATACACGCTCATTAAGCAATGCGAACAGATTCTAAAAGGTGTAGACATGTTATCTCATCGTTTTTAA
- a CDS encoding patatin-like phospholipase family protein produces the protein MIKRLFLQIVLGIFISSLLFADSKQIKKDSDMQKDKKTVSLVLGSGGARGYAHIGVIETLEEKGYTIKSISGSSMGALIGGVYAAGKLDAYKEWVLSLDFIDTLKLLDISLAHGSIVNIDSVYQKIEQMIGDLTIEELPITYMAVASDIKNRKKIWFKKGKLIDAIRASIAIPTVFRPVIENDMILVDGGVLDPLPIASVSSDKTDLTIAVNLNANIENSYHIERPEKEGKAENTLYKKTIQLVDKAKESIGKDSSKEKPPIDILYILNKSLDATQSLIVENTLKEHQPDLMIEIPRDACESYEFDKAYEMIEIGKRATQESLKTMR, from the coding sequence ATGATAAAGCGGTTATTTTTACAGATAGTACTGGGGATATTCATATCATCCCTGCTCTTTGCCGACAGTAAACAGATAAAAAAGGATAGTGATATGCAAAAAGATAAAAAAACTGTCTCCTTGGTCCTTGGCAGCGGAGGAGCCAGAGGATATGCGCACATCGGTGTCATTGAAACGCTTGAAGAGAAGGGGTATACGATCAAATCTATTTCAGGATCCTCTATGGGCGCATTGATAGGAGGAGTGTATGCGGCAGGAAAACTGGATGCATACAAAGAGTGGGTACTCTCTCTGGATTTTATAGATACGCTCAAACTGCTTGATATCTCACTTGCGCATGGAAGTATAGTGAATATAGACTCCGTATATCAGAAAATAGAACAGATGATTGGTGACCTGACAATAGAAGAGCTGCCTATCACCTATATGGCCGTAGCATCAGATATCAAAAATCGTAAAAAAATATGGTTCAAGAAAGGAAAGCTTATCGATGCCATAAGAGCTTCTATTGCCATACCTACTGTATTTAGACCGGTCATTGAAAACGATATGATCCTTGTAGACGGAGGTGTATTGGACCCCTTGCCTATAGCCTCAGTATCATCGGATAAGACAGATCTTACGATTGCCGTGAACCTCAATGCAAATATAGAAAACTCCTATCACATAGAGAGACCTGAAAAAGAAGGAAAAGCAGAAAATACATTGTACAAAAAGACTATACAGCTGGTAGATAAAGCCAAGGAGTCCATAGGTAAGGATAGCTCTAAAGAAAAGCCTCCGATAGATATACTTTATATACTCAATAAAAGTTTAGATGCCACACAAAGTCTTATAGTTGAAAATACCCTCAAGGAACATCAACCTGATCTAATGATTGAGATACCTAGAGATGCTTGTGAATCTTATGAGTTTGACAAAGCCTATGAGATGATAGAGATAGGGAAAAGAGCCACACAAGAAAGTTTAAAAACGATGAGATAA
- a CDS encoding AI-2E family transporter: protein MKKEIPNKFQQGFVLLLLFIALMGFIGMIHEFLIALILAAIFAGLLYPFYRKLFYHLKKRSSLAAVTTLIIAALTFGLPLAAFTGMVTGEAIEITKKARPLVQEVLDNNLSLGEQIPEWLPFKEKLEPFHETIVKKASEATNAMGSWLVSSLSSATKGTVGFFISLFIMFYAMFHFLIHGPQLLRTLSALLPLSEEDRSEVMSRGLMVTRASLKGIIIVGVVEGILVGLSLWMAGIEGSAFWGSVVFLLAAIPGLGASLIWLPAALYLLFTGSTGWGIALVVWGVLVVGMVDNILRPWIVGNDAKLPDLVILISILGGIISFGPLGIIIGPVIAALLDTILNIYKKTFQHLLPS from the coding sequence ATGAAAAAAGAGATACCCAATAAATTTCAGCAAGGCTTTGTACTCCTGCTTCTCTTTATAGCTCTGATGGGCTTTATCGGGATGATTCATGAATTTTTGATCGCACTGATACTTGCTGCGATCTTTGCAGGGCTGCTTTATCCTTTTTACCGCAAACTCTTTTATCATTTAAAAAAAAGATCATCATTGGCGGCAGTTACTACACTGATCATTGCTGCGTTGACTTTCGGTTTGCCTCTCGCTGCTTTCACAGGTATGGTCACCGGTGAGGCCATAGAGATCACTAAAAAGGCTCGTCCCTTAGTACAAGAGGTCTTGGACAATAATCTCTCATTGGGTGAACAGATACCCGAATGGCTGCCTTTTAAAGAGAAACTTGAACCTTTTCATGAGACCATTGTCAAGAAAGCCTCTGAAGCAACCAATGCAATGGGAAGCTGGTTGGTTTCAAGTCTCTCCAGTGCTACGAAAGGTACAGTCGGTTTTTTTATTAGTCTGTTCATTATGTTTTATGCGATGTTCCATTTTTTGATACATGGACCGCAACTGCTTCGTACTCTTTCTGCTTTACTCCCTCTTTCCGAAGAGGATAGGAGTGAAGTGATGAGCCGAGGATTGATGGTGACCAGGGCATCCCTGAAAGGTATTATCATTGTAGGAGTCGTCGAGGGGATACTGGTCGGCCTTAGTTTATGGATGGCCGGGATCGAAGGTTCAGCATTTTGGGGGAGTGTTGTGTTTCTTCTTGCTGCTATTCCCGGATTGGGTGCATCGTTGATCTGGTTGCCTGCAGCACTATATCTACTATTTACAGGCAGTACCGGATGGGGTATCGCTCTTGTGGTTTGGGGCGTGTTGGTTGTTGGAATGGTTGATAATATTCTGCGTCCATGGATCGTTGGAAATGATGCAAAACTGCCCGACCTGGTGATACTCATATCGATCCTTGGAGGCATTATCTCCTTTGGTCCTTTGGGCATCATCATTGGTCCGGTGATAGCGGCTCTTTTGGATACGATTTTAAACATTTACAAAAAGACGTTTCAACATCTGTTGCCTTCCTGA
- a CDS encoding sodium:proton antiporter, giving the protein MTEYILLTLALVSFFGILSQWLSWYIKLPSIIFLLLFGIVIGPVAGLFDPDTVLGELLFPFVSMGVAVILFEGGLTLRFHEIKGLTRPLYMLLTLGLLVTWTIVALATHLLVGLSWELSILFGALMTVTGPTVIKPLLKTVRPHADIANFLHWEGVILDVAVAILIVLVYKTITLQHSGAMIPLSLASIIATGIINGTAGAFLLSFLLRRYFLPHFLHHVFTLTLVLVIFALSNAIAHESGLLAVTLMGMILSNIKSVDIEEILFFKESLSLLLISVLFIILSARLDLSALLEIGWSALGLLGIILFVARPLSVMVSTLFSDLTLRARIFLSWIAPRGIIAAAVSALFAIRLEEFGYTEAKLLVPLTFMVIIGTILLQGLSARPLAKWLNLQEAEPEGMLILGANRVSREIARSLKAQGFTVKLADTDWENVNHARMEGFDTYYGRVISDHADRNMELAGIGGLLAISPHATLNALASVRFKSEFGVENIYYLQNAEGKKLEKSKASHSTIVGRQLFTEDVTFTKLSSLLHGDGEIKTTTLSEKFDIEAYKKAHESKVIPLYLIDTDGKLHFFTTDHELKPKEGWKITSLIYKRKENNEKRDTQ; this is encoded by the coding sequence ATGACAGAATATATACTCCTCACATTGGCACTTGTCAGCTTTTTTGGTATATTGAGCCAGTGGCTCTCTTGGTACATTAAACTGCCATCGATCATTTTTCTGCTTCTCTTTGGTATAGTGATTGGACCGGTGGCAGGCTTGTTTGATCCCGATACAGTGTTGGGTGAACTTCTTTTTCCTTTTGTCTCGATGGGGGTTGCTGTTATCCTGTTCGAAGGTGGATTGACACTTCGTTTTCATGAGATCAAAGGTTTGACCAGACCACTTTACATGCTTCTGACACTTGGTTTGTTAGTCACATGGACCATAGTTGCTCTAGCCACACACTTATTGGTAGGACTCTCCTGGGAACTCTCTATACTTTTTGGTGCATTAATGACGGTAACCGGACCAACGGTCATTAAGCCACTGCTGAAAACGGTACGCCCTCATGCTGATATTGCCAACTTCCTCCACTGGGAAGGTGTGATATTGGATGTAGCCGTAGCTATACTGATCGTTCTTGTCTATAAAACGATCACCCTGCAGCATTCCGGAGCGATGATCCCACTTTCTCTGGCTTCCATCATTGCTACGGGTATCATCAATGGTACGGCAGGTGCTTTTCTTCTTTCATTTCTATTACGTCGATACTTTCTCCCACACTTTCTACACCATGTATTTACTTTAACCCTGGTATTGGTGATCTTTGCCCTCTCCAATGCGATAGCGCATGAGTCAGGGTTGTTAGCAGTAACACTCATGGGTATGATATTATCAAATATTAAAAGTGTGGACATAGAAGAGATACTCTTTTTTAAAGAGAGTTTGAGTCTTTTACTTATCTCTGTATTGTTCATCATCCTCTCTGCACGTCTGGACCTTTCAGCTCTGCTTGAGATAGGCTGGTCGGCACTGGGGCTGCTGGGGATCATCCTCTTTGTTGCGCGTCCCCTCTCCGTGATGGTATCAACACTCTTTTCAGACCTTACACTGCGTGCCAGAATTTTCTTGAGCTGGATCGCTCCGAGAGGCATCATCGCTGCTGCGGTTTCTGCACTCTTTGCTATACGTCTGGAGGAATTTGGATATACGGAAGCAAAACTTCTGGTACCACTTACATTCATGGTAATTATTGGTACGATTTTGTTACAGGGGTTGAGCGCAAGACCACTGGCAAAATGGTTGAACCTACAGGAAGCTGAGCCCGAGGGAATGCTTATCCTTGGAGCCAACAGAGTCTCTCGTGAAATCGCCAGGTCACTGAAGGCACAGGGATTTACTGTAAAGTTGGCAGATACGGATTGGGAAAATGTCAACCATGCAAGAATGGAAGGTTTTGATACCTATTACGGACGGGTCATATCCGATCATGCCGACCGTAATATGGAACTGGCAGGTATAGGGGGTCTCTTGGCCATAAGCCCCCATGCTACGCTGAACGCTTTGGCATCTGTGCGGTTCAAGTCTGAGTTTGGTGTCGAAAATATCTATTATCTTCAGAATGCTGAGGGTAAGAAACTTGAGAAGAGCAAAGCATCACACTCTACGATCGTCGGGCGTCAACTTTTTACCGAAGATGTGACATTTACCAAACTCTCATCTCTGCTACACGGTGACGGTGAGATCAAGACAACGACCCTCTCAGAGAAGTTCGATATAGAGGCCTATAAAAAAGCACATGAGAGTAAGGTTATTCCGTTATACTTAATAGATACGGATGGAAAATTACATTTCTTTACCACCGACCATGAGCTCAAGCCAAAAGAAGGATGGAAAATCACAAGTTTGATATACAAGCGTAAGGAAAACAATGAAAAAAGAGATACCCAATAA
- a CDS encoding NUDIX hydrolase, with translation MPFTPKTPYLTTDGIIELYEEERFKGIVLIERKNEPKGLALPGGFVDVGERVEEALVREMQEETNLEVEISRLLGVYSDPKRDPRFHTASVVFVAQAQGQPKGGDDAKTAKVFALEEIPIDQLVFDHSAILKEYLRQHNTKR, from the coding sequence ATGCCTTTTACACCCAAGACACCTTACCTTACCACAGACGGCATCATCGAGTTGTATGAAGAAGAGAGATTCAAGGGTATCGTACTTATCGAGCGTAAAAATGAGCCTAAAGGCCTGGCACTGCCTGGCGGTTTTGTGGATGTGGGTGAGCGTGTGGAAGAGGCTTTGGTAAGGGAGATGCAAGAGGAGACAAACCTGGAGGTAGAGATAAGCAGACTGCTTGGTGTCTATTCTGATCCGAAGCGTGATCCGAGGTTTCATACGGCGAGCGTTGTGTTTGTAGCACAGGCCCAGGGGCAGCCCAAAGGCGGGGATGATGCGAAAACAGCAAAAGTTTTTGCATTGGAAGAGATACCGATAGATCAACTGGTCTTTGACCATAGTGCTATCTTGAAAGAGTATCTCCGACAGCACAATACAAAGAGATAA
- a CDS encoding 3-methyladenine DNA glycosylase, with translation MQSSYDLLRALKNMGYLKTARDPLWWPHSGTFEVIIGAILTQQTKWEKVEASLANLKEGGLISMEALSQAHVEQIATRIKPSGFYNTKSKRLQLLCQNILSDFHTFERFQNEVTREWLLEQKGIGMESADSILCYGCGREVFVVDSYTARLLDACGYHFESYMELQEWMQEGIEANFDKITRMYSSEVTLHTLYARFHGMIVEFAKEHIRGKDVDTVILEKYIEG, from the coding sequence TTGCAAAGTAGTTACGATCTGCTGCGTGCCCTTAAAAATATGGGCTATCTCAAAACAGCTAGAGATCCACTCTGGTGGCCGCACAGTGGTACCTTTGAAGTCATCATCGGTGCGATCCTGACCCAGCAGACAAAATGGGAGAAAGTAGAAGCGTCTTTGGCCAATTTAAAAGAGGGTGGGTTGATCTCAATGGAGGCATTAAGTCAAGCCCATGTCGAGCAGATCGCCACACGTATCAAACCCAGTGGTTTTTACAATACCAAATCCAAGAGGCTTCAACTGCTTTGTCAAAATATTCTCAGTGACTTTCATACCTTTGAAAGGTTTCAAAATGAAGTGACCAGAGAGTGGCTGCTTGAACAAAAAGGGATTGGGATGGAGAGTGCGGATTCCATCCTTTGCTATGGATGTGGACGAGAGGTCTTTGTTGTCGACAGCTATACAGCCAGACTTCTTGATGCATGTGGCTACCATTTTGAGAGCTATATGGAGCTGCAGGAATGGATGCAAGAGGGGATCGAAGCAAACTTTGATAAAATAACCCGAATGTATAGCAGCGAAGTGACACTGCATACGCTCTACGCACGTTTTCACGGGATGATCGTGGAGTTTGCCAAAGAGCACATACGGGGTAAAGATGTCGATACAGTAATACTCGAAAAATATATAGAAGGATAA
- a CDS encoding SDR family NAD(P)-dependent oxidoreductase yields MDNIVITGCSTGIGLETAKYLKDKFIKVYPTARDPKDVEMLKALGFEHAMQLDVRHPDEITAVINKVLEIDGKIDVWFNNAGYGQPGAVEDITIPVLREQFETNVFGLHECTRQIIPVMREQGYGKIIQHSSVLGIISLFGRGAYNASKYAIEGLTDTLRLELKDTDIYPVLLNTGPIISHFRQTAVEKLEANVDIEHSVFKEKYLQSLKERTQKKVPFKEGADSVAAVVHKIILADRPKPRYYITKATYLLGYFKRFLSTTYLDNLLMKIE; encoded by the coding sequence GTGGACAACATCGTCATTACAGGATGCAGTACAGGTATCGGACTTGAAACTGCAAAGTATCTCAAAGACAAATTTATTAAGGTCTATCCTACGGCAAGAGACCCGAAAGATGTAGAGATGTTAAAAGCACTGGGTTTTGAACATGCCATGCAGCTGGATGTAAGACACCCTGATGAGATAACAGCAGTGATCAACAAAGTACTCGAAATTGACGGCAAGATAGATGTCTGGTTCAACAATGCAGGCTACGGGCAGCCTGGGGCTGTAGAAGACATTACGATTCCTGTACTGCGTGAACAGTTTGAAACCAATGTGTTTGGATTGCATGAATGTACAAGACAGATCATACCCGTGATGAGAGAGCAGGGGTATGGAAAGATCATTCAGCACAGTTCTGTGCTCGGAATCATCTCTCTGTTCGGACGTGGGGCCTATAATGCAAGCAAATATGCCATAGAGGGACTTACTGATACGCTTAGACTGGAACTTAAAGATACAGACATTTACCCTGTACTTCTTAATACCGGGCCTATAATAAGTCATTTCAGACAAACAGCCGTAGAAAAACTTGAAGCAAATGTCGATATAGAACACTCTGTGTTCAAAGAGAAGTACCTTCAGAGTCTTAAAGAGAGAACACAAAAGAAAGTACCCTTCAAAGAGGGTGCTGACTCTGTCGCAGCGGTAGTCCATAAGATCATTTTAGCCGATCGGCCAAAGCCCCGCTACTATATTACAAAAGCCACATATCTTCTAGGATATTTCAAACGGTTCCTAAGTACTACATACTTGGATAACCTCTTGATGAAGATCGAATAG
- the mog gene encoding molybdopterin adenylyltransferase, which produces MDKIKIGVVTTSDRASKGIYEDISGVAIMDTMKEYLLNECEYEYRCIPDEQSLIETTLIQLSRDEKCDLIVTTGGTGPAPRDVTTEATENVCQKLLPGFGEQMRAVSLQYVPTAILSRQTAGICNGSLIINLPGKPKSIRECLDAVFPAVPYCIDLIGGSFMEANEEVIKIFRPKAK; this is translated from the coding sequence ATGGATAAGATAAAAATAGGTGTTGTCACCACAAGCGATAGAGCTTCAAAAGGTATCTATGAAGATATCTCAGGTGTAGCTATTATGGATACAATGAAAGAGTACCTGCTCAATGAATGTGAGTATGAATACAGATGTATACCCGATGAACAGAGCCTGATAGAAACAACACTGATACAGCTTTCACGTGATGAAAAGTGTGACCTTATCGTTACCACCGGAGGTACTGGACCGGCACCCAGAGATGTAACCACTGAAGCGACTGAAAATGTATGCCAGAAGCTGCTTCCGGGTTTTGGAGAACAGATGAGAGCTGTAAGCTTACAGTATGTCCCAACAGCGATACTTTCACGTCAGACAGCGGGTATCTGTAACGGGTCACTCATCATCAATCTACCAGGAAAACCAAAGTCTATTCGTGAATGTCTGGATGCTGTTTTCCCTGCTGTACCATACTGTATAGACCTTATCGGGGGCTCCTTTATGGAAGCAAACGAGGAAGTCATAAAAATCTTCAGACCTAAAGCAAAATAG
- a CDS encoding rhodanese-like domain-containing protein — MFYKTTILSLLLTSSIIAGNHGFEYEGVAVKTVDTNGKIKQVVVKRDIPKECTKVPISNTMLWTGNYANAKVPDACKSTYVSTKGKLLPMHLHEDIDTYGELEVLAFIKEMQENDSMMLVDGRKEEWYHYRTIPGAVNMPFHHFKERQSYEFEFEHEIQRLGVKINEDDTFDFTKAKTLTVFCNGPWCSQSVALIIALLDIGYPAEKIKWYRGGMQTWLAAGMTSTRE; from the coding sequence ATGTTTTATAAAACGACAATACTCTCACTGCTATTGACTTCCTCTATTATAGCCGGAAATCATGGCTTTGAATATGAGGGGGTTGCTGTAAAAACTGTGGATACGAACGGTAAGATAAAACAGGTTGTTGTAAAACGTGATATTCCTAAAGAGTGTACAAAAGTACCTATTAGCAATACGATGTTATGGACTGGAAACTATGCCAATGCAAAAGTACCTGACGCATGTAAATCCACTTATGTCAGTACCAAAGGCAAACTTCTCCCTATGCATTTACATGAAGATATCGATACCTATGGAGAACTTGAAGTTTTAGCCTTTATAAAAGAGATGCAAGAGAATGACTCAATGATGCTTGTAGACGGACGTAAAGAGGAGTGGTATCATTATCGTACCATTCCGGGGGCAGTCAATATGCCTTTTCATCACTTCAAAGAACGTCAAAGTTATGAATTCGAATTTGAGCATGAAATACAGAGATTAGGTGTAAAGATCAATGAAGATGATACATTTGATTTTACTAAAGCAAAAACTCTGACAGTATTTTGTAATGGCCCATGGTGCAGTCAATCAGTGGCATTGATTATAGCCCTTCTTGATATTGGGTATCCCGCTGAGAAGATCAAGTGGTACCGTGGAGGCATGCAGACATGGCTGGCTGCAGGTATGACCTCCACAAGGGAGTAG